The Chitinivibrionales bacterium sequence GCCCAATTCGCCTCATTTCAGATATTCGGAGGATGCGTTTTTCTTATAATCGGATTGCAATTTGTTTTTCGTGGTCCCGCAACGCTTGAATTTTTACGGGGCGAGTCTGAGCACCTCGCAGGAGCGATTGCAATGCCCATCCTGATCGGGCCGGGCACAATCAGCGCCAGTGTCCTTATCGGCAAACGCCATGATCCTCTGACTGCCTGCACTGTGGTTCTCATTGCCGTTGTCATATCTGTTACCATCATGATGTTACTCAAAATAGTCCACGATTTTGTGCGCCCACGGCGGGAACGGTTAATCCATCGCTATATTGAAGTTGCCGGGAGAATTA is a genomic window containing:
- a CDS encoding MarC family protein yields the protein MNEFLKSIALLVMLLNPFLLIIYIIDVVQKHKKRQFCHILTRAGLIAGVVFCLFSILGDAVFSDIVNAQFASFQIFGGCVFLIIGLQFVFRGPATLEFLRGESEHLAGAIAMPILIGPGTISASVLIGKRHDPLTACTVVLIAVVISVTIMMLLKIVHDFVRPRRERLIHRYIEVAGRITALFVGTVSVEMIMVGIRSWTEKF